The Gossypium hirsutum isolate 1008001.06 chromosome A13, Gossypium_hirsutum_v2.1, whole genome shotgun sequence nucleotide sequence AAATACTTAAACTTACGCCCTATAGAGCAGGTTATGGATTTAcccataaaattacaaaaattttccgAGGCTTCAACTTGGGACCTCTCTCAAACACCtaagacacttaaccactaaagcagatataCAATTGTGTCACAACATACGATATATAAATATCTgggattttggggcattacaactctaccccccttaaagaaaattttggcctcgaaattttacctaatCGGAAAAGATGAGGATATTGCTGTCACAtcacatcctcaggctcccatgtagcctccttAGAGCTATGATTACGCCAAATAAACTTAACCAGTGGGACAGACTTTCTTCTTAGAACCTTAACGTCCTGCTCCAATATCTGAACTAGCTCCTCCCCAAAGGTTAGATctagcctaacctcaatctcttcaacaggaacaatatgtgtgggatcagagcggtagcgcctTAACATCTAAatatgaaagacatcgtgaatttGATCTAgctctggaggtagctctaactggtaGGCAACCAGTCCCACTCGTCTCAGAAtacgataaggcccaataaatctagggctAAGCTTACCCTTTCGACCAAACCTCAGAACCTTCTATCAAGGCGAGACCTTCAGAAGCACAAAGTCTCCCACAGAATACTTGATTTCACGATGCTTCAGGTCTAtgtaagacttctgtctatctgatGCCACTTTCATTCAGTCTcgaattagtctaactttatcctcgatAGCTTGTGCTCCAGAACACATCGcttgcccaactcagtccaacatgatgGTGtgtgacacctacgaccatatagtgcctcgtaaggtgctatctgtatactagactgatagctattgttataagcaaactctactaatggcaAGTAATCCACCCAACTGCCACAGAAATCAATCATGCAGCTCTTTAACATGTtctccaatatctgaatcaccttctccgattgaccatctgtctgaggacggaaagcagtactgaagtccaatctagTACTCAGAGTTTCATAAAGCTTCTTCTAGAACCGAGACGTGAAGTAAGGATCCCTATCAGATTTGATCGAAACCGGTACCTCATGCAGTCTTACTATCTCAGACATATACAGTTTATCCAGCCTTTGTAGAGAGTAATCAGtgcgaacaggtatgaaatgggcggacctggtcaatcgatccacaatgacccatactgaatccttcttagtgggtgttaggggcaacccactaatgaagtccataGTCATTCGCTTCCACTTACAAAGtgaaatcttaactggctgaaacaaccccgaaggtaactgatgctcagccttaacctactgaCATGTCAGACATTTACCCACAAAGTCTATAACCTCATGCTTAAAACCTGGCCACTAATATAACTTACGAAggtctcgatacatcttatttcctcCAGGATGTATagcgtaagggctactatgcacctccGCAGTATAGACTGCCTTAACTTGGTATCTTTTGGAACATAGATTCTTCCACGGAAACAGATTACTCATTCacctattcagtccaaaatccataGTATCCCCAGTCTCAACCTGTCGAAAGTGAGGATCCAACGACTCGTCCTCTACCTATTTGCCTTTAATCTTATCCATCCACGTCAGTTTAACTTGAAGCTCGGCCAACAAGCTACATCATGAAATAAACTAAGGCGACCAAACATCACCCTCAGATCAGTCATGGCTCTATATCTTAGTGCATTGGCCACTACATTGGCCTTCCTCAGATGGTATTCAATCATAcaatcatagtccttaagcagctcaatccatctacggtGCCTAAGTTTAACTCCTTCTTAGTGAGGAGATaattgaggctcttgtgatccgtgtagatgatacacttttcaccatataggtaatgcctccaaattttaaGTACGAAAACCCCTACGGCCAACTCTAGGTCGTATGTTGGATAATTAGCCTCATGAGTCTTCAGTCGACAAGACAAATAAGCTACCACCTTaacctcttgcatcaacacacatcccaaaccaacgtgtgatgcatcactatagacagTGAACTCTTTTCCAAAATCTGGCTGTATCAAAACAGGAGCCTCTATTagtacagtcttgagcttctcaaagctctcttactgCGCATTAGTCCAGTTAAAAGGCACCCATTTTCATAGCAGCTTCGTCAATGGTGCAGTGATAAGTGAGAACCCCTCTACAAATAGTTGATAATACCCAGCCAGTCCTAGAAAACAGAGGATCTCAGATACACTTTTAGGTTGCTTCAATCCAAAATAGCCTCAATCTTTTGAGGGTTAACTCTAACCCCCGCCACTAAAACCACATGTCCCAGAAACATTACTTCAcgcaactagaactcacatttactgaacttggcaaaCAGTTGTTTCTTTCGTAGATtctgtagaaccactctgaggTATTCACCATGCTCATCCTTAGTCTTCGAATACACCACTATGTCCTCAATAAATaccactatgaaccgatccaaataagGCTAAAACACTCGGTTCCTCAAATCCATAAAAGATGGTGGTGCAtaagtcagtccaaatggcattactaggaactcgtaatgtccataacgagtcctaaacgccaTCTTttgcacatcagcctccttaactctcaactggtgatACCCCAATTGgggatcaatcttagagaaaactgaagCACATCggaactggtcaaacagatcatctatcctcagtaaggggtacttattcttgatggtcagCTTATTCAGTTGCCGCTAGTCGATACACATACGTATGAattcatccttctttttcacaaacaacactgttGCTCCTCATGGAAACACACTAGGACGAATGAATCTGCGATCCAGTAaatcttgaatttgagccttaagctccacaaacTCATTTGGTGCTATTCTATAAGGAGCGATGGACACCAGAGCCATACCAGAAAGGAGCTGAATCCCAAACTTTACTTCACGattcggaggtaacccaggtagctcttgaagaaaaacgtctagaAAGTCTTTAATCGTTCTGATATCCTTAACTAAAAAATCCCAAGAATCTGAGACACTGATATAGCCAGACACGCCTCACATCCGTTACGAACCAACTTCTCGACCCTCGATGCAAAAATCACATTCGACAAGTTGCTCTGACGCTCCTCAATTATGACTACCTCGCTGTGCTCCGCAGTTCTCAGTACAACCCTTTTCGTGGCAAAGTCTAGGCTCTCTCTGTGTTTAACCAAGCAGTCCATTCCTAGTACTagatcaaattctccaaaaggtaATTCCATCAAATCAGCCAAGAAGATAGCTCCTTGTACCTCCAAAGGGACATctctaaacaatttattcaccTTTACCGATTGCCCCAACAGACTCAGTACAAtgacctcactcgtagtgctctcaaTCAGTATACCTAGACTTTCGGACACAGTATaagctatataggagtgagtggatGCTATATATGttagtgcagtataaggtacattataaataaagaacgtacccctGATGACGTCTGGAGCATCTCCATCTTCTCGGGgacgtgcagcataaactagAGCCAGTTGCCTTGCCTtagtatgaccagcacctctgcccggtgctctcttACCACGGCCCAACCCATTACCACCTCTGACCTGACCATGGCCTCTCGGTGGCTCCTAAACTACTCTCGGTAGTGGTGCAATTCCAGTACCCTAAGCTTGCATCTAATCGGACCTTCATGGACACTCCCTAACACAGTGCTCCAAGGAACCACACATCAAGCATGCTCCAGTCcttttccaacactcgccctAATGGCGTAGTCCACAGTCAGTACACGGCTGTTGTCAAGTAGCAGCAATAGGAGCCCCAACTCTGATCGGCCTATCAACTCTGGCCCTTTTTTAAGCCTTTGACTGGAACTCGAGGActccgaatccctcttattcctacCTCTTTCTCTGTTCTGGCGCTCCACGTGCTTCACTTCCTCGACGATCTTCACCTTATCAACCAAGTAGCAAAGTcccgctccctctgtggagctattagaaccctcagattatccctgaggccatcTTCGAAGTGAACACGTCGCTCATACTCTGTCGCCACCATACCCTGCGCACAGCGGTTCAGTTGTAGAAATTTGGCCCCATACTCGGCCATTGATCTATCCTCCTGAGTCAAATTCAAAAAATCCctcctacgggcatccacataactggcACCCATATACTTCCCCTGGAAGGCAGTTTTGAAGAACTCCCAACACAGTcggtcgggctgagtgccctctttaaccgtaggccaccactggtaagcttcatCTCTCAACAGTGATactgcaccctttagtttctgcTCGGGGGTGCAGTCCaaatcatccatgatcctctctgtggcctcaatccagtacTCAACCACATTAGGGGCGACCCTAGCGACACCCCTGAATTTTTAGCTCCACTAGACCGGAGTCATTCCGTAACCTACCCTCAGCCTCTAGCTTCAATAttaggcccagcgaccctttTCAAAATCctcaacatagcttgggacaatgcATCGTCCCTAGCCACTCAATCATTAGACCCTGACCCAGACCCAATCTCTGTAACCGGTGACACCGCCTCTCGCTAGTGTCCAAATTCAGCATATTGCCCAGTGAAGAGGACTCAGCTCGAATACGGCCTCTACCATGGCCTCTTGTACCTCATCTGCGAGTACCCCGCATACTCATTATTGAATCGCGTTTATCTGgatttaacagttttatgcatcagtttacaatTTCAGTAATTGTTTAACAAAAGTTTTGTATAGAACAATAACAGTTATAGAGAACTTCCAGAATCGACACCGGAGACTCGTGTACCACTCGTTTAGTAGAAATATtccaatatttaaaaattagttaaaaataagtttttctttttaaaacccaaatccacagtcaatttttgcaacttgactctaataccactaaatataacaccccaaacccggcctagatgttatggccaaaatctggtgatgtcacatgatagCATTTGAAACTAAGTAGTTACGATAAAGTAATTTTTCATTTGTTCACACTTGTTGACCCCAAAATCATTACTTATCTAGTCATTCGTTTTTACACATTACGTTACGAAAGCTTTTAAAAGTCGTTTTGAGTAAATTGCAAGTTTAGAGAAAATTTTGCTTTTTGAAAACTAAGTTTTTAAACGTCTTATCagttataaatccataaaaataaataataacctaaataAGTAAAAGTCCCAAAAATGTCCGCAATTTACATCAAAAATTACCCTAgagtattattaaaattaaatacccATAGTTGAAATAAAAGTTTAGGTTTGTGTGGCCACCGCCAAGTCCTACACTACACTGATTCATCAAGTCTAGGGGTTACCTACACAAATTAAGCAGAAGTGGTGAGTTTACttcaactcagtgtgtaattccccGTGCAAACAAATAGACAGTATCAGTTAGGGTTTTAGCCCATATTAGTACAAAAGCAGTCATGCgtttgggccttagcccgttACAATATCAGTAATCAGTACAGTAATAGATTATGCAATAAACAAGTCCTACCCAGCCAGcttctacacaccatctttgtccaaccctacactccatgtgggaatataatcaacccaccaatCCCTATACTCCAAATTAGTACCGAAAGTGGCACTAGGCAGTAATTTGCAGGTGAGCtaccagtatattaggcttaaagcctttcaatacacttcctcctcatatatcatcccatccccatgcaatgcaacatacagtcATGGCATGCTACCGCATAGTGTCACACATATAATCAGTACAGTATTCTAATCATGCTTAGTAAACagtcatacatatatcatttagTCAATTAGGGAATCAAAGCATTACTTACCAACCCCAAAGTAGGTTCGTAAtcatctcgggcgacccgtgcaacctgaGTGAACAAATCAGTaaattgggctcacacgcccatgtcatcttctggtgtggcccacacgacccaaattggccttggccatatTATCACACGGCCGGGCCCAACattccacacacccgtgtggtccacctgtgtggcccacatgcctgtgtggcccacacggcctaaagtGGTCGAGCCTGTGTGTCACAACACGGCCCACCTGGCCATCATACTGTCCTGTCACGCGCACCGGCCTGGCTCGtcactcacacgcccgtgttccatcACACGGTCTACCACACGCCCGTTTAGCATCGACAGAATGGTTTTTAGCTTTCGTCGAAACCTCATTTTCTGCATTTTTGAGTACACACACCTGGTTTCGATTGATGTAAAAACGATCCCTAAACACTCTAAAACCTATAGTGGACCAATAACAATACTTAATTCAATATAACATTGAAACCTTTAACGGAAACGTTCCTCAAATTGAAACCCAGAATATCACTAACGCCTTCGCGACTTACCGGTAACGAGCAGGAAACTTAATGCTGAAATGCCTCAGGAACAATGACAGAACTTGTCCTTCTTTTAAACCGAGAGACCAAAACAAAACCCTCATTTAGAAACCAACCACAAAACTTTAAAAACAGCAAAAATGATACTTATCGAACGAGCGTAACAACGTTGACCCAAAAGGCTAtaataggaaaataaaaaaaaaagggaaacaaaGAAGAATTTCGGCAGACTAAGGGGAAAAAGAGACTTCAAACTAGAAGAAGATTCTGGAGATAacgaaaaatgaaataaaataaaataagagataaaCAATTCCCCTCAGTCCCACTAAATCACTACCAACTGGTAACTACCCACTCCACAGACTTTTAACTCCATCCAAACACTCACTGTCAActgaaacaaaaattaattccTATGTCCGCGCCTGAATTCGACCCTAGGACCTTCAACACcctaacactccacttaaccaccagaccagcaggcccattctgatctGATTCGATAAATACTTAAACTTAAGCCCTATAGACCGGGTTATGACTTTAcccataaaaatacaaaaattttccaagacaaggcttgaacttgggacctctcacacacacctagaacactaaagcactaaagcagatacacaattgt carries:
- the LOC107894496 gene encoding uncharacterized protein encodes the protein MKVRLDASLGYWNCTTTESSLGATERPWSVYAARPREDGDAPDVIRGILIESTTSEVIVLSLLGQSVKVNKLFRDVPLEVQGAIFLADLMELPFGEFDLVLGMDCLVKHRESLDFATKRVVLRTAEHSEVVIIEERQSNLSNVIFASRVEKLVRNGFKDIRTIKDFLDVFLQELPGLPPNREVKFGIQLLSGMALVSIAPYRIAPNEFVELKAQIQDLLDRRFIRPSVFP